Below is a genomic region from Candidatus Binatia bacterium.
GCCGTAGTGCTCGTCGGCCGTGAGGCCGATCTGCGTCCACTCCCATCCGAGGTACGAAACGAGGTCCTGGTCGTGCGACGTGCCCGAGACGGCGTTGCACTTGCGGATCGAATCGATGGTGTCGCGCCAGCGCTGCGGAGTAAGCGTCTCGGCGTGGTCGGTGATGCTCCAGAAATCCAGTGCCGAGCAGTAGCGCGCGAAATCGCAGGCGTCGGCCACCGGGTGCGTGCCTTCACCCTGCATGAGCGGAAGGCTCATCACGTAGGCGTCCGAGGACCAGGTGCTGTGCACGTGCAGGTCGCCGAACAGGATCTGCTTGTCGGGAACCTTGACACCGAGCACTGCCGCTACCTGCGCGGCAGCCTTCGCGCCGGCGGCCTCGCGCGCGGCGATCACCTGCTGCGGAATCGCCTCTCCGTGGATCTTGCCCGGGCCGTGGGACTTGCCGCCGCAGCCCGCCGCCATCGCGCAGGCCGCGACGCTCGAGAAAAAGCAGGTTGCGGAAAAACCCCGGACCGAGGGCCGTGCCCCGATTGCGCGCGACACCAAGGCGAAAAAACGCCGCTGTAGCTGCATCCTACAGCAAGTTTTCGCAACGCCGGTGTCGCGTGCAAGCGGCGTGCGGGCCGACGGGAGGGGTTTTCCCGCAGCCTGCAAGAGCGCCGGCCAGGTCGCCTTGCGCCGCACGTCGCTGCGACCGGACACCGTCGGCATCATGCCCTTGCGCTGCAGGGGCGCCAATCCGGCAAGCGGCCGGCACCGGCAAAAACGTCGGCAAGAAACTCGGCAAGAGCGCCCGCAAGAACGTCGACAGCGGCGCCGGCGGCCGGTTGTCCGCCTCCGCATGACGTGACAGGCTCTGCAGGATGTCCACGGCCGCGCAAAAAGACCCCGAAGCGGGAAAACGACTGCTGGTCGCGAGCCCGCGCGGATTCTGCGCCGGCGTCTCCTACGCGATCGAGATCGTCGACCTCGTGCTCGACCACTACGGGCCGCCGGTGTGGGTGCGGCACGAGATCGTCCACAACCGTCACGTCTGCGACCGGCTGCGTGCCCGCGGCGCCATGTTCGTCGACGACCTGTCGCTGGTGCCGCCCGGCAGCCTGCTGATTTTCTCGGCCCACGGAGTGGCGCCGTCGGTGCGCGCCGAAGCCGAGGAACGGCGTCTTCGCGTCATCGACGCCACGTGTCCGCTGGTGACGAAAGTCCACCTCGAAGCGCTGCGCTTCGCGCGCGAGGACTACCACATCCTGCTGATCGGCCATCGCGGGCACGTCGAGGTCGAAGGAACGCTCGGTCACGCGCCCGAGCGCATGACGCTCGTCGAAACCGTCGCCGACGTCGACGCACTCGACATTCCGATCGATGAGCCGGTCGCGGTCGTCACACAGACCACGCTGTCGGTAGACGACACCCGGGAAGTCGTCGAAGCGATCCAGCGCCGGTTTCCGCAAGCGCGCACACCGAAGAAGGACGACATCTGCTATGCGACGCAGAACCGCCAGACCGCGGTCAAGGACCTGGCCGGCCACTGCGAGCTGGTCATCGTCATCGGATCGCCGAGCTCGAGCAACGCCAACCGCCTCGTCGAAGTCGCAAGGACGCGCGGCGCCGAAGCGCACCTGATCGAATGCGCCGGCGACATCGATCCGAGTTGGCTCGACAACGTCACGGTCGTCGGGCTGACCGCCGGTGCCTCCACTCCCGAATCGCTCGTCCAGGAGACCACCGAAAGGCTTCGCTCTCTTGGCTGCAACGATGTCGAGGACCTGGAGACCGCGCGCGAGAACGTCACGTTCACGCTGCCCCGCGAGTTGAGGGCGATCGCCGCTGTACCGGGCCCGCGAACTCGCGAAGGATCTTGACCGGCAGCGCCGGGACCGCCGCCTTCGCGATCGCCGCATCGTCGAGAAAACGGGCACCGGCACGCGCCGTGCGCCGCGCGCTGGGCACGGACGCCGTGTAGACGAGCGCCGAGATCTTGCGACCGACGATGTCGTGGCGCACGGTCGCGACCGGTCCTTCGACGGCAACACGGATTCCCGTGCGCTGCCCGATGAGCGTAGCCAGCGCGGCCGCGGCATCCGCATCCTCGCCATCGGCAATCTCGACCGTCGGCAGCTCCCACATTCCGGCAAGCAGCGTTTCGCTGGCCGCGCGGCGAACGAACAGCATGCGGTCACCGCGACGAACTACGGCGCAGGCCACGCGCACGACGCGCGACGGGCGGCGTTGGCGCGGCGCCGCGTACGCAAGCGGGCTGCCGCTTGCGCGAGCGATGCAGCAGGATGCAAGAGGGCAGCCCTGGCAGCGCGCGATCCGTGCGGTGCACAGCGCCGAGCCGAGATCCATCAACGCTTCGTTGACGCTGCCCGGATTGTCGCAATCGACGAGTCGGGCGCCGAGCTCTTCGACGGCGCTGCGGCCGGTTGCAGAGCGGGGATCGGCGATTCCGCCGATTCGGGCGACGACGCGCACGACGTTCGCATCCAGCGCGGCCTCGCGCTTTGCCCAGGCCATCGAAAGGATCGCGCTCGCCGTGTAGCGGCCGATGCCCGGGATACGCTCGAGCGCCTCGCGCGAGTGCGGGAGGCGGCCCGAATGCTCGCGCACGACGTATCTTGCGCCGGCATGCAGCAGGCGCGCGCGGCGGTAGTAGCCGAGGCCCGACCACGCGGCGACCACATCGGCGGCCGGTGCACGCGCCAACGAGACGAGGCTCGGGAATTTCGCGAGAAACCGGCGGTAAGGCTGCACGACCGCCTCGACGCGGGTCTGCTGGAGCATCACCTCCGAGATCCAGATCCGGTAGGCGCTGCGCGACCGGCGCCACGGAAGATCGCGACGCTCGCGATCGAACCATGCGAGCAGCGCTGCGCGGATGCGCGCGGCAGGCGCACCGGCCTCTGCCGCCGCTTTCGCGGCTGCAGGCATCCGTCGTGCGCGGGCATTCGTGGACGAAGCGGGGCGGGACACTCGCTTGCAGTCAGTGGCCAGACGCAGGACCTGCAACCATCGCCGATACGGTGCGCGTGAGGACGTCGGCGGCAGCGGCAACGCTGAGCCCGGCGAACCGGCGCAGCTCGTCCCAGACGACGAACGAGCCGGCGGCAGCGATGGCGTCGCACAGGTGCTCGTCGCCGCGCTCGCGTCCGGCGGTAAGCTCGGGCGCGAAGGCGCGTTCTACGTCGAGACGGTGCAACTGTCGCGCGAGATCCATCCGCGAAGCGACGATCTTGGAGAACGGTTCCTGGATCATCGCGGCGCGCCGGATCGGCGCGATGGTCTCGTAAAGGCGAGAGCGGTACTGGACGAACGCAGCGATGCGCGCCGCAAGGTCACCGTCGTAAGAGACGCCGATGTAGAGCTCGGCGACGCGGTTGGCCTGATGGTCGGAGACGGCGAGGAACAGGTCCTCCAGGTCGGCGAAGTGCTGGAACACCGACCGCACCGAAAGGCCGGCGCGGGCGGCAATGGCCGCAGCGGTGGGCTTCAGGTCGCCGGCGTCCAGAAGCGCGATGGTCGCCTCTACGATGCAGCCTCGAGTGCGGGCCGCGCGGGCGCGGCGACCGTCGACGGTGGTCTCGGCTGCCGTAACAGAGCCCATGGCGCACCCTATAGACCAACTTGCACCGATTGTGCGAATAAGTTCTGTGAAGCCGTCACACTTGCCTTCCCACTGGCGCAGCGGCCCGGCCGCGGGCAAAGGGTGCGCATGAGGTTTCACCCCCGTCCAGGGGGCTTGAATCCCGGTTCAGGTTCAGCCGGCCGCGCCGAATTTTCGCCGACACCGCCGCAGGAGCAGTCAACGCAATGAAAACCCGCCGTCTCGGCCGCAGCGGCCTCGTCGTCTCCGAAATCTGCATGGGCACGATGACTTTCGGAGTTCAGGCCGACGAGGCCGAAAGCTCGGCCATCCTCGATAAAGCGTTCGCGGCCGGCGTAAATTTCCTTGATGTGGCAGAGGTTTACCCGGTTCCACCGTCGCCTGCCTACGCCGGGCGCAGCGAGGAGATCGTCGGGCGCTGGCTCAAAGGGCGGCCGCGCGACTCGGTGATCGTCGCGACCAAGGTCGCTGGGCCGAGCGGAGGGTGGTTCGTGGCGCCGGTGCGCTCGGGCAACACGGGCCTGGACCGCCACTCCATCCGTATCGCCATCGAGGGCAGCCTGCGCCGCCTCGGGACCGACTACATCGACCTCTACCAGACCCACTGGCCGGACGCCGGCCTGGCCTACGACGAGACGATGGAGGCGCTCGACCGCGCAGTGCACGAGGGCAAGATCCGCGCGGTCGGCTGCAGCAACGAGACCGCGTGGGGATTGATGAAAAGCCTCGCCGCCAGCGATGCGGCGGGCCTGGTGCGCCACGAGACGATCCAGAACAATTTCAGCCTGATGCACCGCCGTTTCGAGGACGAGCTGGCGCGCGTCTGCCGCGCCGAAGGAATCAGCCTGCTGCCGTACAGCCCTCTCGGCGGCGGCCTGCTGTCAGGCAAATACCAGGGCGGCGCATGGCCCGACGGCTCGCGATTTTCGGCCTACCGGGCAGATGCCCGCAGGGGCGCCCGAATGGCGGCCCGCTTCGTCAACGACGCCACCCGGGGCACCTACGAAAAAATGGCGGAAATCGCCACGACGCACGGCGTGGCGCCGGCCACTTTCGCGATCGCGTGGACGCTCAGCCGTGACTTCGTCGGCTCGACGATCATCGGGGCCACCCACCGGGACCAGCTCGACGCCACCCTGGCGGCGGCCGACGTCAAGCTGCCTGCCGAGGCGCTGCAGGCCGTCGACAAGCTTTCCAGTGACATCCGCTATCCGATGGAGTAGACGAAAGTGACGACAGGGGCCCGACGGGGAACAAAAGGCGGGTACTCCGGGGTGTCAGGGAAAAACAGTTGTTGCGAAGGGGGTTGATAGCAAAGTGCGGCCCGATGCTGGCCGTGGCGCTGGTCATGGGCGGCAGCGGTGTCGCCTCGGCCACTGCCACTGCCCAGGCGTCCCGCTACGCCGCAATCGTCGTCGATGCCGACACCGGCGACGTCCTGTACGAGCGTAACGCCGACCTGCCTCGCCATCCGGCGTCGCTCACGAAAATCATGACGCTGTACCTCACGTTCGAGGCGATGGCGGCAAAGAAACTGAGCGCCGGTGATCTTCTTCCCGTGTCGGCTCTTGCGGCCGGCCAGGATCCTTCGCGCCTCGACCTTCCCGCCGGATCGAAGCTCAAGGTCGAGGATGCAATCCGGGCGATCACGACCAAGTCGGCCAACGATGCCGCGTGCGTGCTGGCCGAAGCTCTCGGCAAGGGAAGCGAACAACACTTCATCGACGCGATGAACGCCAAGGCGAAGGCGCTCGGCCTGGCCCATACCACCTTCAAAAACCCGTCAGGGCTTCCCGACGACGGTCACATCATGAGCGCGCGCGACCTGGCGACGCTGTGCCGCGCACTGATCCACGACTTCCCGACCTACTACAGCTACTTCTCGACCGACTCCTTCGACTTCAAGGGAACGCGCTACCCGAACCAGAACCGCTTCCTGCACACGTACTACGGAGCCGACGGCATCAAGACCGGCTTCGTCAACGCGTCGGGACACAATCTTGCCGCATCCGCCGTGCGCGGCGGCAAGCGCCTGATCGCAATCGTGCTCGGCGGCGACACCCAGGCCTGGACGCGGGAGCACGCAACGCGCCTGCTCGACGTCGCGTATGCGAAGATCGACCCTAGCCTGGTGATGGTCGCAGGCAATGCGCCGGACGATGCGGACGAAGGAGCGTCGGAAGGTACTGCCGTCGCAGCCGCACCGGCCGCGGCAGGCGGGGCGCCGACAGCCGCCGCTGCGACGACTGCCGTCGCAACCTCGGAGTCGTTTTCCACTCCTGCCGGCGCGGTGACACTCGCATCGGCGCAGGCCCTGGCGCTGCCGAACGGCACTGCCAACCTGCTCGCCTACGCCAGCCCGACACCCGGACCGGTGGGCAGCAGGCCCGAAGCTCCCGATCATCCTCAAGCTGCCGGCTACGGCGCAGCTTCGGCAGCACCCTCCAGTGCGCCCTCGGCATCTTCACCGCCGCACTCCCCCGGACGTCCGAATTCCGGTGCCACCGCAGAACTGGCGTCGGCAACTACCCACGCGGAGCTTCCCCTGGTCACTTCGCAGGCGCCTGCCACCGAAGAGGTTACCGAGGGCACGATCGAACGGGAGCTGATGACGGGAACTGCGGCGCCGAACGCGCCAGTGGAAACCAGGCTCTCGCGAGCCGAGCATACAGCAGGGCGCGTACCTGGAGAGTCGTCGCCTGCGGCGGCACGCACGAACGAGGCCCCGTCGAGGCAGCAAGCCGCGCCCTCGCCGAGCTCACCCGATCGCGCCAAGGCGGCCGCCGCATCGGCTCCTGTTTCTGCGGCTGGGGCGGACACGATCGTCCCGGCCTCCGACGGCAGCAGGGGCTGGTCGGTGCAGGTCGGACTGTTCCGCGATGCGACCATCGCGCGTCGCCGGGGCGAGGAAGCGCGCAGCCTGATGCCGGCGCAGATTCGCGGAGCGGATCTGGTCATCGGCCGGGCCGTCGACGGAGTTCACGTCACGTCCCGGATCAGCCGCCTGACCGAGCAGGACGCCCGCCTGGCCTGCAGCGAGCTGGAGCGAGGGCGCGTGCCGTGCATCGTCATTCCGCCGGGTCACCCGCTGGTCGTCGCGACAAACTGATCGATTCACAAGCACAGCACGCGGCGCCGGCCGCGCTGTGTGCTGTTTCACCCCCCGTTACGGTAGCGCGGTCCCCACCACACGTCCCTGCGACTGCGTTCCCGGTCACTTGACGACCGGGAACGACGATTCCTTTCCCTCGCGCGAAGTTGACGAAAACCCCGAAGTCGGACAGGGTCTTTCTTTGCGGAAACAAAGAGCAACGGATTACGAGGGGCCGATGGCGGGATCTGCCTCGGCAGGCCGAGCCTGCAGGCGGACGGGGATGGGCGAAAGACGGTGCAACCAGGCCGCTTTCGCGAACTGAGACCAGCGTTGGTCGACAGAGGGAAAAAGGAGACGACATGAACAACTCGACGAGAATCGGCAGGGCTGCATCTGCTGGCCGGCTGGCTTCGGCAGCGCTACTGGCCGTTTTCGCTGCTGCAGCCTGGAGCACGTCCGCGCATGCAGCGGCCTGTCTCGATCAAGCATTCGGCGGTACGACCAACTGCACCGCGAACGACATCTCCGTCGCCAGCGTCACCGTCACCAACATCACCGACGGTTGCAACGGCAGTCCGAACGATACGTTCACGTTCGACGGCACGCTGAACGTCCAGCCGACGGCGACCGCCCGCTACGACATCGGTTTCTACATCGGCGGCAGCCCGGAGACCTCCACCAACGGCGACTGCTTCGTCGCGACGATCCCGACCGACGTCGGCAATCTCGACAACGACGCCTGCGGCGACACCACGAGCTCGGCGATGATCCAGGTCCCGGTGACCGGCCTGACCGCGCCGTGCCAGGATGCCGACAACAACGGCTTCTTCGATCTGAACACCTGCTCGTCGTGGAAACAGAACGCCGACAGCACGGACTGCCCCGACGTCACGGGCGCCATTCCCGGCACAAAGTCCAAGTGCGACTGCCAGGTCGTCAACACGACGCTGGCCGTGCCGTTCTGCGCATCCAACGCCGACTGCAACGACCAGAACGTCTGCACCGACGACATCTGCAACACGAAGGCCTCCGGACTCGGCGACCAGTTCGGCTGCAGCCACACCAACAACACCGCTCCGTGCGACGACGGCATCTTCTGCAACGGCGTCGACGTCTGCAGCGCCGGCACCTGCAACCACCCCGGTGATCCCTGCGCCAACGGCGACGTCTGCGGCACCCAGTGCAACGAGGCCGATCAGAACTGTTTCGTGACGGCGGGCACCGTCTGCCGCGCGACGACCGGCGTCTGCGACGTCGCCGAGGCCTGCACCGGATCCGACACGGCGTGTCCCGCCGATGCCTTCCTCGGCTCGGCGACCACCTGCCGCGATTCCGTCGGCGTCTGCGATACGCCCGAGGCATGCAGCGGCAGCAGCGCCGATTGCCCGGCCGATATCTTCCTCGCCGACGATGTCGTGTGCCGCGGTTCGGGCGGCGTCTGCGACGTGGCCGAGAACTGCACCGGCAACGGCCCGGATTGCCCGGCGGACTCCTTCGTTCCGTCTTCGACGGTGTGTCGCGGCGTCGCCGGAATCTGCGACGTTGCCGAAAGCTGCACCGGAAGCTCGGCGTCGTGCCCGGCCAATGCGTTCGAAGGCACCGGCATCGTGTGCCGCCAG
It encodes:
- a CDS encoding D-alanyl-D-alanine carboxypeptidase family protein, with translation MLAVALVMGGSGVASATATAQASRYAAIVVDADTGDVLYERNADLPRHPASLTKIMTLYLTFEAMAAKKLSAGDLLPVSALAAGQDPSRLDLPAGSKLKVEDAIRAITTKSANDAACVLAEALGKGSEQHFIDAMNAKAKALGLAHTTFKNPSGLPDDGHIMSARDLATLCRALIHDFPTYYSYFSTDSFDFKGTRYPNQNRFLHTYYGADGIKTGFVNASGHNLAASAVRGGKRLIAIVLGGDTQAWTREHATRLLDVAYAKIDPSLVMVAGNAPDDADEGASEGTAVAAAPAAAGGAPTAAAATTAVATSESFSTPAGAVTLASAQALALPNGTANLLAYASPTPGPVGSRPEAPDHPQAAGYGAASAAPSSAPSASSPPHSPGRPNSGATAELASATTHAELPLVTSQAPATEEVTEGTIERELMTGTAAPNAPVETRLSRAEHTAGRVPGESSPAAARTNEAPSRQQAAPSPSSPDRAKAAAASAPVSAAGADTIVPASDGSRGWSVQVGLFRDATIARRRGEEARSLMPAQIRGADLVIGRAVDGVHVTSRISRLTEQDARLACSELERGRVPCIVIPPGHPLVVATN
- a CDS encoding NUDIX domain-containing protein, with the protein product MPAAAKAAAEAGAPAARIRAALLAWFDRERRDLPWRRSRSAYRIWISEVMLQQTRVEAVVQPYRRFLAKFPSLVSLARAPAADVVAAWSGLGYYRRARLLHAGARYVVREHSGRLPHSREALERIPGIGRYTASAILSMAWAKREAALDANVVRVVARIGGIADPRSATGRSAVEELGARLVDCDNPGSVNEALMDLGSALCTARIARCQGCPLASCCIARASGSPLAYAAPRQRRPSRVVRVACAVVRRGDRMLFVRRAASETLLAGMWELPTVEIADGEDADAAAALATLIGQRTGIRVAVEGPVATVRHDIVGRKISALVYTASVPSARRTARAGARFLDDAAIAKAAVPALPVKILREFAGPVQRRSPSTRGAA
- a CDS encoding 4-hydroxy-3-methylbut-2-enyl diphosphate reductase encodes the protein MSTAAQKDPEAGKRLLVASPRGFCAGVSYAIEIVDLVLDHYGPPVWVRHEIVHNRHVCDRLRARGAMFVDDLSLVPPGSLLIFSAHGVAPSVRAEAEERRLRVIDATCPLVTKVHLEALRFAREDYHILLIGHRGHVEVEGTLGHAPERMTLVETVADVDALDIPIDEPVAVVTQTTLSVDDTREVVEAIQRRFPQARTPKKDDICYATQNRQTAVKDLAGHCELVIVIGSPSSSNANRLVEVARTRGAEAHLIECAGDIDPSWLDNVTVVGLTAGASTPESLVQETTERLRSLGCNDVEDLETARENVTFTLPRELRAIAAVPGPRTREGS
- a CDS encoding TetR family transcriptional regulator, producing MGSVTAAETTVDGRRARAARTRGCIVEATIALLDAGDLKPTAAAIAARAGLSVRSVFQHFADLEDLFLAVSDHQANRVAELYIGVSYDGDLAARIAAFVQYRSRLYETIAPIRRAAMIQEPFSKIVASRMDLARQLHRLDVERAFAPELTAGRERGDEHLCDAIAAAGSFVVWDELRRFAGLSVAAAADVLTRTVSAMVAGPASGH
- a CDS encoding aldo/keto reductase, translating into MKTRRLGRSGLVVSEICMGTMTFGVQADEAESSAILDKAFAAGVNFLDVAEVYPVPPSPAYAGRSEEIVGRWLKGRPRDSVIVATKVAGPSGGWFVAPVRSGNTGLDRHSIRIAIEGSLRRLGTDYIDLYQTHWPDAGLAYDETMEALDRAVHEGKIRAVGCSNETAWGLMKSLAASDAAGLVRHETIQNNFSLMHRRFEDELARVCRAEGISLLPYSPLGGGLLSGKYQGGAWPDGSRFSAYRADARRGARMAARFVNDATRGTYEKMAEIATTHGVAPATFAIAWTLSRDFVGSTIIGATHRDQLDATLAAADVKLPAEALQAVDKLSSDIRYPME